The genomic window CAACAGCAATTAttagaagaaaattattatgaagaaggaaatttaattaatgacgaacttttataaataagattataagaAACCAACACAGAGTTGTAACGCTTACTCGTTTTTAATTCAATGCGTTGAAAAAAGTAGTGGTCAGTTGACGCAGACGCCGATCGGAGTGAGTCGCATTTAAGGAAacgtaatattttcattttttgactgatgtttttaattatgtattttgtactAAGAATACATGCTAAGTCAATTATTAGGTTGTGATTTTGTTGTAGTAACGTTGTGGTCAGccaattttataatagtttaatgtgattttggtgttaaaatataataaaagttacttcAACGTGGattcaaatattgaatattgtttttaataaatatacaaattagttGTTCCCTCCTAATATGTATAGTATGTTATGTATGAATAAAGTTTTGATTTAATAGATCTTAATCAAGAGCCGcataaatgttttatcttaTTCTAAGATTCAAAtttgataaacatattaataattagaaattcGAACCCTTCGTGTATGTAACATGGATTCGGGTtggtatataaaatcaaaatattctttattcaagtaggctcataaaagcaagTAACAACAATTTattcgtcatgttacagtgttgaattacaTATAAAGCTACCCCGTCGGAACGGagattctaccgacaagaaccagaagaaaaaaagaatatataattgtctatctaattaaatatacattatttgtatcatactacatatatatatatgttgttattGTACTTTTACTTTAACGCAAGTacctaaaagtaaaaaatctaaaagttgtactattgtaactaataaataaactataatttttttttttttttaattaaaatgcgttaaatattgttttcatcgTAAATTAACTAAAACGACAAATCACTGATAGCGGGTTGAATGACAATAGCGCGAGTAGTTTTTACCGATTAATGTTGCTACGGCATGTCTGTATACGGCTACAGACTAAGATAAACGTTAGATATAATGGTTAGAAATTCTCAGTATTTTCTTCTCGAAGTTTCCAAGGCCGCTAACGTTAACACCTTTGCTCCTGCGTCTGACTGCTGCATACGGAGATAACTCCTGTCATGTCATTTCTTTTTatagcattggttggcggacgagcatatgggtcacctgatggtaagtggtcaccaccgcccatagacaaaggcgctgtaagaaatattaacaattcctcacatcacctatgcgccaccaaccgtgggaactaagatgttatgtcccttgtgcctgtgattacactgactcactcacccttctaaccggaacacaacaatacagagtactgttatttggcggtagaatatctgatgagtgggtggtacctacccagacggacttgcagaaagccctaccaccaagtgaaaaatATTGCTGTTCTATAAGATTATAGAAGTATTTGCAGGTGTTTGCGGAGTTGGTTTATCTCTGACAAAAACTGCGTTGACCGAAAATTGTTTGATGGATATCAGAATTATTTGTTAAGAGAAAGGCCATTTTAAtcataactaaatattaaaaatcaatagtcAATTATATATGAATCAATAATCACATTACGTCAATCagagttatataattatattaatttgtgtaacttaaaatgcaataattatGTTGAACACCGTTCGGCGTTCTGCAACAGATATgcgtttcagttttttttaaatgccaatAAGATATCTAAAGTTAATGAATGTCGCAACTTATATTTCTAcagaaatatcaaattaaaaaataagtttgtttttctttcttaaatatatgcatatgagctcttaatttaaatcaataaactatCATTATGGGGAATAAAATCATAGATATACCCCGTACAGTTTGTctgttagcttgatcttttcgACAGACGGGCTCGTGATGGAAAACAGAAAATGTCTAGTAGTTCAaaaattaacgttttaaaattctTGTAACTGTGACGAGGGTGATGTACGCCcaatgtatgaaattatttattgcagtAGACATAAATtattgcgtaattcaaattagaattcaatttttttttttaacttatttttttaaaaagagttataGCAGCtgaagagaccccaaccaaaaagACAATGACGTtcataacaataacttaacaatgatttttaataatgattttttgtaatcgatatttgtaacagttaaTGCTTCGTGTCCCATCCCatccgtccgaccgatgtaacgtTGTACAAgcgttttagttatatattattttcagtgtttctgtttaaattttaatttgaagcaacgaaaagtcttaaaatttccggataacgcttgaatcttaagggacttttgtgttatatgtattttttttaatattattacaatttttaaaataattaaattaagaaaataatatgttcgtcattgcaaagttatgtcgatcagaaatatttacatctgtcaaaaagatcaagttAACTTGTAcagagtattattataaattacctaAGATTATTTTCTCTAACCAAAACGTTTCTAAACATTTGTCTTAAATCgataaacatatttgtataaaaagagctgtacataataaaatctaattcgaaattcgaaatttaattcgagttcgaaaaattaatatttattattcaatcaaacgaatatgtctaaatatattcgattaaatttttatcatataaaaatagtatttatttaaaaaaaaatagattaatttaagtacttaaatGAAACTTATTCAGGAATTGTAGATAGAAAGGGTATTAATGAATAGACATGGACACatgtacacaatattttttttatttttaataatgtaaacaaCTAAATACTCGAAGGTATCTACGCAAGCTAactacaacatattatatacagttttaaataaaacaaccagACGCCACAATTCCACGTCTCGTGCATAATGCAGTTCAACTTCTATCCCCTCTCTTATTCGTATTTACAAAATGGCGTCCGgttttacatatatgtactatgaataattatatatttgtaagccttttaaaattttaaataaaatttttatcgtatcttatattaaaaaaacggaGGCTATGATTGCTACAATAATACACTTCCTTCTGTAATATAACTCCGACGCCACACATTTAGCTCACTTCAGTAAATGACTTACAAAGATTGATGAGCTAATTCTACTTTGGcactgtattttttatgatcttcgtcaaaaatgtgaaataaaaaaaaaaaaaaacgataaatgaCTGATTGTAACATCCTTGGTTCAAAtgaaatgtcataaaatttaaaccatttaattaataataattaaattgataacaattcattaaattgtcatatttttcagtttatatatattatttctataaaattatttttaaaacaaaaataaaaaaatgagtcaagaaattcattttttttattgttatttttacacatatatattatataataccgtaatataaagaataataatgatttaatgtaATTCATAAGCTAAGTCCTAGTTATTTACAAAGCGATCGAACCTTTAACGTTAAAACGTTTCTAAAtctaaagattattataactGGTATTagtgattatgttatttacaataaaacattttacttctacgaataaaaaaaaatattcacaacaaTTTTGGTCAAATACTGATTTCggtaaaagataattatttacaaaaaaaaataataaacatttcttaaaaataataaattaatactgaaaaacaaaattaaagtacgACTCACTGCGTGTAACAGAAAAAAAGTTTAAGGTTAGAAAAACGAAAACACGGAAAcgttgcttttaaaaaaaattgaccttATAACGTCACATCATGCGCAAAATAGTTtaacttgaaaaaataaaattaatagctaTGGTTCTACGGTTAACATGAATTCAAAACGAAAaggaatgtttattatgtaagtgtgaaatatcattgtttaatttatacagcaatacaatacttagtattgttgtattcctaTTTGAAgcgtgggtgagccagtgtaactacaggcacaagggtcgtTAAGGTACATCTACGTACATCCACGAcgattgtaagaaatattaaccattatattatatcggtcatgcaccaccaactttggaaactaagtctacatgtcccttgtgtctataattacactggctcactcatataatgtatatatgattCGATCCACCCACTAGGGTGGTAAAATAGGCTTGCATAGTCAAAAAATCACAGATTTTGTATGCCaccaaaaaaatcctttttttgcctgtgaaatcattttattttaacattttttgaaaGGTAAGTAAACTGTATCGCGCAAAGTATCGCCCACCACAAGCGCATAAGTGTCCACCCGTGTGTAATTAgcattttatttcatctttAACTTTATCGAGTAcagttttaaatctatttaatttcatcCTCATTTCATACGTCATCGAATTCATAGCACTCAAAATACTGATAAGACTAGGTTAGGTAACTGAAATACACAAACGAACATACTCAtgcatttttattctatataatatattgcgtTTTGTTCGTTATTCAATTTGCTATTGTAATATGGCTTAGTATGGCACATCGTAATGGCGTAAACGTTAATATTATGGCACTAGAGAATTCACGATGATTTCAAGtaacttaacttaatatattaatgttttaaacatgTTACGTAAGTTTATGACATGCtattacctatatttatattttaaattatttttctattataacaaATGTTAACGGTATTACATTGTTCATATATAACTCTAAATCTATATTTTGTGCAGATTTCTGATTTTTccaaattaatttctaaagtGTGACCATATCGGATAACTACAATAAATAATCGATATTACTTAGTACTTTGACGGTTGCCTCGGATGTATTAAGAGCCCTATAACGTGACGTCATACCTCCCACTTGAATTGAATTCGTTttacatatatcattttatttacctaacttattttcatttgaagttTTGaaagcaatgtttttttttaatctatagtCTATTCTTTACTTAAAACGATATTCAACGGGTGAttgattaaacattattttcattcatttatctCGTTCGTTCACCGTTGAATGACATTGCAGTTACTGTAGTGATATATTACGAGTAACATATAACATCTTacgttgttaataaatatatgctcTTGGAAATCGGTACCATCTGACGTTCAACTTAACCGTACGCTcccattggtcaaatcaaattacGACGAGAGGGAAGATGATACACATAAAGAAGAGAATATTGTCTAAACAATCAAcccctaaataacatttataggtAAAGCTGTATTTTTTCCCAACACGTGATGTATGATAAAAGTTTTGTGTATGTTATTTTCCATATCTCTGCATCTTTCCTGATTAGagaagatttaaatttagaatcttCGCGAGCTAATATTGAAGTGCAGCAACTAAGTAAGCTTTCTTATTCTAAGTGCTTCGGTGGGTCCGGTGGTGGCGCAGTAGACGGTGGCTCGTGCAACAATGGCAGCGGTAACGGTGGTAACGGCAGTGGCAGCTGAAAAGCGCGTGATTGGAAATTTGCTAACGACTGCAGCAACGCGGCGGAGTGTTCGTGCGCCTTGCGTCGGAGCTCAGCTACGCTGGACGACCGCGCCTCCTCTTTAGGACAGCACGGACAAGGAGCGCCCCAGCCTGAAatacagaaattattttatctattccTTTGATTGACTATGCCTAGTGTGTTCCTCTTCATGccagttatataaaatacacgttAATGATAACTAATACGACAATATGAAGACGATAAATTGTTTTTCGTCTGAGAAACTGGTCTTctgatagtatttattattgttggaAAAGGATGAAAGATTTTAATGTTAGAAATGTCTTTGTGGAGTAAATAGTGATGCCATCGTATTGTATAATTACCTTTTAAAGGGAAGAATGGCTGCGATAAATGATTCAAGTGTTGAGAGAGATGCGACAGGTGAGGGGGCAGGAACAGCGGCGGAGGGGGAGCGGGAGCGTCAGCACTGCTCGCCGGAGACGAACGGAATGCGCCActgtaacaaaataacatttttaatcatttaagtggtaagtggtcaccaccgatcGTGGCAACTTAGTTCAGGTTAACATTTACTACTGTGTCTAatagttttgaataaataaaaaatgtaacaaaaattaaatattcaatattttatttccctCTAACTAAATTTACGATTcagtttttattaacttaatcgAATAAAGTGAATGTACTCGAaacggaaatcaaaataaaaaaccggTATCGGAATCTGCGGTCTCAGGACGGTTTGTTAGGAAGGGGATTTGTGTACATCAAAGAGCTGACGTCTCATTGGATCAACGCTATACTCCCGTCGTTACGAGACCACTGATACCTTGAACTATAAATATCTAGAGAAAATTTCAATTCGACTATTTGAATTCAAGTGTTATGTCAGTATATTTACTATTATCAAGCtgaatattttctttgtgtATCTCATGATCAGCCAGTCTAAATTGAAAAGATATTTTTGCGTTAGTTAACCTTTTTATTGAGAGagattacataatattacgcttatcaaaacgattttaaattttgtattttttaacctgtataattatatcaaatagaaagaaaaatatgattaaaataatcttcattttttaaaggaattttacatcaatctatattattatataaagttgaagagtttgtttgttcaGGATAATTGGATTGATCTCAGAAAAAAAAGCATTAGATAGCCCACCGATAATATAATCACTGCTTTAAATATGAACCACAGAACTACATATGGATACTTCTTGCGTAACATCTTATAGTACAACTCGTATTCTGAACAAAGTCAAACATATAGCGTTTAatggaataaacttcaaacttTATAATAAGGCTTAATGAGGTTTTTgcacaataaacaaatatttacaatcttCGACTGtgcaaataaattgaataaaccaAGACCTTcgataatgtatttattgaatattaaattctaaaagcATCGtaaggtaaatataaaatcaagttGAATAAATCAGAATCAAAGCTAAACGACACGAGAGAGGTTCATCAGTGCAAAATTCAAAACAGCAGATCGCGTCAGAGGACAGATTGAGACAATGAAATGAATGGCCGAGGTGTCGCGCCGTTCCGACATTCCCTTAGTGCATACTTGATGTACCGCGACGGTGGGCCGCGAGTCACGAGAGGTGGCGGGCACGAATACTTACTTTTCCACACACACAACTATGGTAACTTATTCCTTGACTTCGCTATATCTatgtttaaatatcgaatgCTCAAAACTCCAAAGAGTTTACACTTATGCCcatttaacgtttttttaataaaatgatgaaaaatCATACTAATctatcgtttttttattaaaaattggatTGAAttggatatataatatattaaagtgtgCCATAACGAACAAAAGCAGTTACAGTTTCGTTgccataataatatgtaattaactttatttaatacaattaattagattattatttaccatAATGAAAGTCAAAACAGACACATAAATCGATCAATAAAACGCTCTCAAACATCGCTTTCGCTtttaacttacaaataaaattcccCCGGGCACTCGTTCAATGGAATCAAAGGATTTGCGTTCATTACAGATGGTAATAATTGATGGATGGCACGGGCGCGGCCACCGCACGTCGGAGACGCTTTCACTGATACGCGAAACGCTAGCACTCTGAGCGTACCTCTAGTGAGATAATAGAATCCGACTTTGCTACGAGCTAATGCAACTTGTATAAAATGAATGGAAAGAAATGTTTTACACAATTTCGTTTCGTTTATCTTTTATGGAAgttacttttgaaatattttgtttttatttcgaataagtTCGTCAGTTTCAACTTTTTACCTagtaagatataaaattaagagtATTTCTGGTGATAATTGCACGAATACAATcttagtgtaaaaaaaaaacatttaactatGAACTTTTACTAtcagtctatactaatattataaatgggatagtaactctgtctgtctgacgttgctctttcacggcccagcaaacttgaaccccttttttaatcttaaaatctGACAacgaacccctaaaacgcaagcg from Vanessa tameamea isolate UH-Manoa-2023 chromosome 17, ilVanTame1 primary haplotype, whole genome shotgun sequence includes these protein-coding regions:
- the LOC113400598 gene encoding uncharacterized protein LOC113400598, with translation MAKRDLADDKGSSECGMSRGSGDASPMSAGVSPRASPPVTPGSPRRSPHRSPNRSPRHDRSEASCASPAPSVGSAGSRDAPPEPRPAHHIFSPFDHGAFRSSPASSADAPAPPPPLFLPPHLSHLSQHLNHLSQPFFPLKGWGAPCPCCPKEEARSSSVAELRRKAHEHSAALLQSLANFQSRAFQLPLPLPPLPLPLLHEPPSTAPPPDPPKHLE